Genomic window (Pseudomonas xantholysinigenes):
TTCCCAGTTTTGACTGAGACGTGCCGGGCCCGGTGGACTTTCCGGGGCCAATGGCTTGCGCAAGGCGAGGCGTACGATGAGCAAAGAAGTACTGCTGGTTGTTGAATCGGTATCCAACGAAAAAGGTGTACCGCCAGGCGTCATTTTCGAAGCGCTGGAAGTGGCTCTGGCCACTGCAACCAAAAAACGTTTTGAGGACGAAGTCGACCTGCGTGTGGAAATCAACCGCCACACCGGTAGCTACGAGACCTTCCGCCGCTGGACCGTGGTCGACGAGAACGACCTGGACGATCCGGCGATCGAGACCTGGCTGGAAAAGATCCAGGACACGCACCCGGACGCCAAGATCGGTGACGTGATCGAAGAGAAGATCGAGTCGATCGAATTCGGCCGCATCGCCGCCCAGACCGCCAAGCAGGTCATCGTGCAGAAGGTCCGCGAGGCCGAGCGCGCCCAGGTGGTCGACGCCTACCGCGAGCGCGTCGGCGAGATCATCTCCGGCACCGTGAAGAAGGTCACCCGCGACAACGTCATCGTCGACCTGGGCAACAACGCCGAGGCGTTGCTGGCCCGCGAAGACATCATCCCCCGTGAGACCTTCCGTGTCGGCGTGCGCCTGCGTGCGCTGCTCAAGGAAATCCGCACCGAGAACCGCGGTCCGCAGCTGATCCTGTCGCGCACCGCGCCGCAGATGCTGATCGAGCTGTTCCGCATCGAAGTGCCGGAAATCGCCGAAGGCCTCATCGAAGTCATGGCCGCCTCCCGTGATCCGGGTTCGCGTGCCAAGATCGCCGTCCGCTCCAAGGACAAACGCATCGACCCGCAAGGCGCCTGCATCGGCATGCGCGGTTCGCGTGTCCAGGCCGTATCCGGCGAGCTGGGTGGCGAGCGTGTGGATATCGTCCTGTGGGACGAGAACCCGGCGCAGTTCGTCATCAACGCCATGTCGCCGGCAGAGGTTGCCGCGATCATCGTTGACGAAGATGCCCATGCGATGGACATCGCCGTGGCCGAGGACAACCTGGCCCAGGCCATCGGACGTGGCGGCCAGAACGTCCGTCTGGCCAGCCAGCTGACTGCATGGACCCTGAACGTGATGACCGAGAAGGACATCCAGGCCAAGCAACAGGCTGAGACAGGCGACATCCTGCGTAACTTCATCGAGGAACTGGAAGTCGACGAAGAGCTGGCACAGGTGCTGGTCGACGAAGGCTTCACCAGCCTCGAAGAAATTGCCTACGTACCGTTGGAAGAAATGCTCAACATCGATGGCTTTGACGAAGATATCGTCAATGAGCTGCGCGCTCGTGCCAAGGACCGTTTGTTGACCAAAGCCATCGCTACCGAAGAAAAACTGGCAGACGCCCATCCGGCCGACGACCTGCTCTCCCTCGAGGGCATGGACAAGGACCTGGCGGCGGAACTGGCGGTGCGCGGCGTGGTTAACCGCGAAGACCTGGCCGAGCAGTCGATTGACGACCTGCTCGACATCGACGGCATCGACGAAGAGCGTGCCGGCAAGTTGATCATGGCCGCCCGAGCCCACTGGTTCGAGTAATTAGGCGCGGCCTGAGGAGAGAAGTGCATGACGCAAGTCACGGTGAAAGAACTGGCCCAAGAGGTCGAGGCACCGGTAGAGCGCCTGCTGCAGCAGATGCGTGAGGCAGGTCTGCCGCACACCGACGCCGGTCAGGTAGTGACCGATAATGAGAAGCAGACCCTGCTGACCCATTTGAAGAGCAGCCACAAGAGCAAGGCGGAAGAGCC
Coding sequences:
- the nusA gene encoding transcription termination factor NusA yields the protein MSKEVLLVVESVSNEKGVPPGVIFEALEVALATATKKRFEDEVDLRVEINRHTGSYETFRRWTVVDENDLDDPAIETWLEKIQDTHPDAKIGDVIEEKIESIEFGRIAAQTAKQVIVQKVREAERAQVVDAYRERVGEIISGTVKKVTRDNVIVDLGNNAEALLAREDIIPRETFRVGVRLRALLKEIRTENRGPQLILSRTAPQMLIELFRIEVPEIAEGLIEVMAASRDPGSRAKIAVRSKDKRIDPQGACIGMRGSRVQAVSGELGGERVDIVLWDENPAQFVINAMSPAEVAAIIVDEDAHAMDIAVAEDNLAQAIGRGGQNVRLASQLTAWTLNVMTEKDIQAKQQAETGDILRNFIEELEVDEELAQVLVDEGFTSLEEIAYVPLEEMLNIDGFDEDIVNELRARAKDRLLTKAIATEEKLADAHPADDLLSLEGMDKDLAAELAVRGVVNREDLAEQSIDDLLDIDGIDEERAGKLIMAARAHWFE